A genomic stretch from Edaphobacter aggregans includes:
- a CDS encoding CRTAC1 family protein — protein MTWSRRTFLTSLSCTSLVLSLDDVLALAVPASTQQATPQVGSRPTYDAKPRPAPKGAPSPVAGTPLGISFIDVARQSGLNAKTIYGGEHKNRYLLETTGCGVAFFDYDHDDWVDIFLVNGSRLEGFAKDQEPVSHLFKNNRDGTFTDVTAKAGLARSGWGQGCCVGDYNNDGWNDLFISYYGQNVLYRNNGDGTFTDVTAKAGLLQSKTRWNSGCAFLDYDRDGNLDLFVANYIDFDIKTAPLPEAAGCAYKGIQVACGPPGLQGGKNILYHNNGDGTFTDVSQKSGMWDTIGTYALSVSVADLDNDGWPDIYVANDSTAATFYQNQKDGTFKDVAIEAGIAYSPDGKPQAGMGVSIGDFNRDGLLDIVKTNFAGDTDSLYLNLGNGNFDDHTYLSGLGVNTRFLGWGVGFFDMDNDGWLDILMSNGHVYPEVEGTNVDAPYAQHKYLYRNLRNGQFEEVTALAGPGITTPAPARGTAFGDYDNDGDLDVVVNCINSLPQLLRCDPSPDAGPARNWIKIRTIGTKSNRTGIGSRISVTTQPSPDAKPFVQIDEVRSGGSYFSQNDLRLHFGLDHATKADVEIRWPSGTVDKIPALAPNHLYVIQEGGKILKTVAMGPQQTSSKG, from the coding sequence TTGACCTGGTCTCGTCGTACATTCCTCACCTCTCTCTCCTGCACATCTCTCGTTCTTTCGCTCGATGACGTGCTCGCCTTGGCAGTTCCGGCAAGTACACAACAAGCAACTCCACAGGTCGGCTCACGCCCCACCTACGACGCCAAGCCTCGGCCAGCGCCCAAAGGTGCTCCCTCGCCTGTCGCTGGCACTCCTCTTGGCATCAGCTTCATCGACGTCGCCCGCCAGTCCGGCCTCAATGCCAAAACTATCTATGGGGGTGAGCACAAGAACAGATACCTGCTCGAAACCACAGGCTGCGGAGTAGCTTTCTTCGACTATGACCACGATGACTGGGTCGATATCTTTCTCGTCAACGGTTCCCGTCTCGAAGGCTTTGCCAAGGACCAGGAACCCGTCTCGCATCTCTTCAAGAACAATCGGGATGGTACTTTCACCGACGTTACTGCTAAAGCCGGTCTTGCACGCAGCGGATGGGGACAGGGCTGCTGTGTCGGCGACTACAACAACGACGGTTGGAACGATCTCTTCATCAGTTACTACGGTCAGAACGTCCTCTACCGCAACAACGGCGACGGTACCTTCACCGACGTCACTGCCAAAGCTGGCCTCCTCCAATCGAAAACCCGCTGGAACTCCGGCTGCGCCTTCCTCGACTACGACCGTGACGGCAATCTCGATCTCTTCGTCGCTAACTACATCGACTTCGACATTAAGACCGCACCACTTCCCGAAGCCGCAGGCTGTGCTTACAAGGGCATTCAGGTAGCCTGCGGTCCTCCCGGTTTACAAGGTGGGAAGAACATCCTCTACCACAACAACGGCGACGGTACCTTCACCGACGTTTCACAGAAGAGCGGCATGTGGGACACCATTGGGACGTACGCCCTCTCTGTCTCAGTCGCCGATCTCGACAACGACGGTTGGCCCGACATCTACGTCGCCAATGACTCCACCGCCGCAACGTTCTATCAAAATCAAAAGGACGGTACCTTCAAAGATGTCGCCATTGAGGCCGGCATTGCTTATTCCCCCGATGGCAAACCCCAGGCCGGCATGGGCGTCTCAATCGGTGACTTCAACCGCGATGGCCTCCTCGACATCGTCAAGACCAACTTTGCCGGCGACACCGACTCCCTCTATCTCAATCTTGGCAACGGCAACTTTGACGATCACACCTACCTCTCCGGCCTCGGTGTCAATACTCGCTTCCTTGGTTGGGGCGTGGGTTTCTTCGACATGGACAACGACGGCTGGCTCGACATTCTCATGTCCAACGGCCACGTCTACCCTGAGGTTGAAGGCACCAACGTCGATGCCCCCTACGCGCAGCACAAGTACCTCTACCGCAATCTCCGCAACGGCCAGTTTGAAGAGGTCACCGCACTAGCCGGCCCCGGCATCACCACGCCCGCTCCCGCGCGAGGTACGGCCTTCGGAGACTATGACAACGATGGTGACCTCGATGTGGTCGTCAACTGCATCAATAGCCTTCCCCAACTCCTTCGCTGCGATCCCTCTCCCGACGCCGGCCCCGCTCGCAATTGGATCAAGATCCGCACTATAGGAACCAAGTCCAATCGCACCGGTATCGGCTCACGAATATCAGTTACCACGCAACCATCTCCCGATGCCAAACCTTTCGTCCAGATCGATGAGGTTCGTAGCGGCGGCAGTTACTTCTCACAGAACGACCTCCGACTCCACTTTGGCCTCGACCACGCTACTAAGGCCGACGTCGAGATTCGTTGGCCCTCTGGTACCGTCGACAAGATTCCCGCACTCGCCCCCAATCACCTCTACGTCATTCAGGAAGGCGGCAAGATTCTTAAGACAGTAGCCATGGGTCCTCAGCAAACATCGAGTAAAGGCTAG
- a CDS encoding tetratricopeptide repeat protein, whose protein sequence is MRLHPAHSSLLPVFFTAILSLAYVETSAQTNATPSAKSSPAPTANLKAADAAFRAGSAAYQQNDLPTAHAQFAKVVHLTPNVAAGHTAFGTVLLAEGNPHAAAAELEQARELDPHDTNATLNLAVAYEQLHAYTKSVTMFDLINQADQILTPNAAIAYATALVATSQPAAAQSQLEKALAAQPNDATLHDTLGTVLAQQERYDDAASQFRQAIVLDPNLPAAHYHLGSVFLTIHDPANAVTELTQANALAKDNIDYILQLIRALRDTNQDVQSAAILRHALQLDPSRIDTKYELALTLQASGSAREALPLFEQVVAARPQDSAALINLGLDLVQLGDAKRAIPLYLTALKLTPNSGTLRENLGVAYLQQADLDHAIEQFRSGLVVEPDNPQLHYDLGLAFKLKDDVPAAIQEFEQAAKLDPVLPDPPYTLGVLFMQLGRFSESQVELEKATTLRPDHGDAWAMLGNVYKQNNEPEKAIAALRHAIELMPDQPSPHITLAAILIRQGDTAGAAAERKKAADLSRVAVSRQRANFALDSGRLLLKRGQLSEATAQLQAAVAADPNYAEAHSALADAFALQGRSADAALERQQAQKLTQAQSTSGANSPSRQ, encoded by the coding sequence ATGCGCCTTCACCCTGCACACTCGTCGCTCCTGCCCGTCTTTTTCACAGCTATCCTGTCGCTGGCGTACGTCGAGACTTCGGCACAAACGAACGCTACTCCCTCAGCCAAGTCGAGCCCGGCCCCAACTGCCAATCTCAAAGCAGCGGATGCAGCCTTTCGCGCAGGGTCCGCCGCCTATCAGCAGAACGATCTGCCTACCGCCCACGCGCAGTTTGCAAAGGTCGTACATCTTACTCCCAATGTAGCGGCCGGGCACACCGCCTTTGGAACGGTTCTACTAGCCGAAGGAAATCCCCATGCAGCCGCGGCAGAGCTGGAACAAGCCCGCGAACTCGATCCGCACGACACCAACGCGACACTGAACCTCGCCGTCGCCTACGAGCAGCTTCACGCTTATACCAAATCCGTAACGATGTTCGACCTGATAAACCAGGCAGACCAGATTCTCACACCCAATGCGGCCATTGCATACGCCACCGCGCTCGTTGCCACATCACAACCCGCGGCCGCGCAAAGCCAGCTCGAAAAGGCTCTCGCCGCCCAACCCAATGACGCAACGCTTCACGACACACTCGGCACTGTCCTCGCCCAGCAGGAACGCTACGATGATGCAGCATCGCAGTTCCGCCAGGCTATCGTGCTCGATCCGAATCTTCCTGCTGCGCACTACCACCTTGGTTCTGTCTTCCTCACTATTCACGATCCCGCCAACGCCGTAACCGAGCTTACACAGGCGAACGCCCTCGCTAAGGACAACATCGACTACATTCTCCAACTTATCCGCGCTCTCCGTGACACTAATCAGGATGTGCAATCTGCCGCAATTCTTCGTCATGCTCTTCAACTTGATCCGTCTCGTATAGACACCAAATATGAACTCGCCCTAACCCTTCAGGCCAGCGGTAGCGCCCGGGAAGCTTTACCCCTCTTCGAGCAGGTTGTTGCTGCCCGTCCGCAAGACTCCGCCGCCCTCATCAATCTCGGCCTAGATCTCGTGCAGCTAGGGGATGCCAAGCGCGCAATCCCTCTCTATCTCACCGCGCTCAAACTTACGCCCAACAGCGGAACACTCCGCGAAAATCTCGGAGTCGCCTATCTTCAGCAAGCCGATCTGGATCATGCCATCGAGCAATTTCGGTCAGGTCTCGTCGTGGAACCTGATAATCCCCAACTCCATTACGATCTCGGCCTCGCCTTCAAACTAAAGGACGATGTGCCCGCCGCTATTCAGGAGTTCGAGCAAGCAGCAAAACTCGACCCCGTTCTTCCCGATCCTCCCTACACTCTCGGCGTTTTGTTCATGCAGCTCGGACGCTTCTCTGAATCCCAGGTCGAGCTTGAGAAAGCCACAACCCTCAGGCCAGATCACGGCGACGCCTGGGCCATGCTCGGCAATGTCTACAAGCAGAACAACGAACCTGAAAAAGCTATCGCTGCGCTACGTCACGCAATTGAGCTGATGCCCGATCAGCCAAGCCCTCATATCACTCTTGCAGCTATTCTTATACGCCAGGGCGATACCGCTGGCGCAGCAGCCGAGCGCAAAAAAGCCGCCGACCTCAGCCGCGTCGCCGTCAGTCGCCAGCGCGCAAACTTTGCACTCGACAGCGGACGCCTCTTACTCAAGCGTGGCCAACTCTCCGAAGCCACCGCGCAACTCCAGGCAGCTGTCGCCGCCGACCCAAATTACGCCGAGGCTCACTCTGCCCTCGCCGATGCATTTGCTCTGCAAGGCCGGAGCGCCGATGCCGCCCTTGAGCGTCAACAAGCTCAAAAGCTCACGCAAGCCCAATCGACTTCAGGAGCTAACTCCCCTTCCCGCCAGTAA